A region of Ignavibacteriota bacterium DNA encodes the following proteins:
- a CDS encoding immunoglobulin domain-containing protein, with translation MKNSYKIVPFILVIGLIIYFTIEVYATSTGRVMRTSTFDGGCGGSGCHGTSANTATSLSLTSGSLIVDPGTVNSFNIRVTNSNSQITAAGINIAVKTSITGSTNIGDVGAPIGSGLQVLINELTHTTPKTLNNGNADFEFTWEAPMKPGKYFLRAVGNAVNGDGGTNGDQWNWMEPQELIVRGVELNEPKGGEGYCAGSNLIIRWESAGIEDIRIELSNDGGTSWNYVINQSFKAVGGSYTWSIPADFQQGDKFRIRLLDVTNPNRKSEMTSDFGIFGQFTISKHPDSKEMCPGDNHILYVNTTGTGLKYQWRKNGAAIVGATDSVLVLNNVNSGSTGFYGVIVSSECFSPIISDEADIQVRTPTVIKTQPRDQNVCPGGVAIFQIDADAHALKYQWYKGVIPIQDATSGTLTINNVRESDVANYYCNISGFCGTEKSNTVKLVLNNPPQITKQPSNVTACERTDVTFSIEASGLDNIYDWYFNEKKISLTSNSEFKIENVNSANSGTYYCMVRNNCGDPVKSREVQLTVNPLPAITMQPQSRVAMEGDRVELSVSAEHAKTYRWRKNNQVIAGETETTLVIESALIDDGGDYDCVITNDCGTSTTIKAKLTVNQPEPGPRINFASMLIDFGDVFEENHTDSLFTGFINNIGNEILLIDSIRIITSDTVNYFEMVFEDSTEVATGEAVDISIKFTPFTSGLKEAKLKVYSNAIGDVPDIDIKGAGAFWDVVSNRSKVDLGIVDVGKADSVAFRIFNQSDYKISWIDTDFRCENNEENAFRILSPELPATINAKSSKDIEVEFAPKEKGNFDCFMTLNFFGTDKTLEVEIVGIGNDPSSVDADDVIKEFRVFPNPASNDLTFEFTLVNYEDYELQIIDNSGSLVKSHKGFVDANNMTYTWDGRNDQGIQMPSGSYRVMLISANVMKSINIILIK, from the coding sequence ATGAAAAATTCATACAAAATAGTTCCTTTTATTTTGGTGATTGGACTTATAATTTATTTCACAATTGAAGTATATGCTACAAGCACCGGAAGAGTGATGCGCACTTCTACATTTGACGGTGGTTGCGGCGGCTCAGGATGTCACGGGACTTCAGCCAACACAGCAACAAGCTTATCGCTAACATCCGGGAGCTTAATTGTTGACCCCGGAACTGTCAATTCGTTCAATATCAGAGTTACTAATTCAAATTCTCAGATAACTGCAGCCGGTATAAATATTGCAGTTAAGACTTCAATTACAGGCTCTACTAATATTGGCGATGTTGGCGCTCCGATTGGTTCAGGACTGCAAGTGCTTATCAATGAGCTAACCCATACTACTCCCAAAACACTGAATAACGGTAATGCAGACTTTGAATTCACATGGGAGGCACCCATGAAGCCGGGTAAATATTTTCTTAGAGCAGTTGGCAATGCTGTCAATGGAGACGGCGGAACTAACGGTGACCAATGGAACTGGATGGAGCCTCAGGAATTAATTGTCAGAGGAGTTGAACTAAATGAACCAAAAGGTGGCGAAGGCTATTGCGCCGGAAGCAATTTGATAATACGTTGGGAATCAGCCGGAATTGAGGATATTCGAATTGAACTGTCAAATGATGGTGGCACAAGTTGGAATTATGTTATAAATCAGAGCTTTAAAGCTGTAGGTGGCAGTTATACATGGAGCATTCCTGCAGACTTTCAACAGGGCGATAAATTTAGAATACGCCTCCTTGATGTAACAAATCCAAACAGGAAGTCTGAAATGACATCTGATTTTGGTATATTTGGACAGTTTACAATCAGCAAACATCCTGACTCAAAAGAAATGTGTCCCGGTGATAATCACATATTATATGTCAATACAACAGGTACCGGACTTAAATATCAATGGAGAAAAAATGGTGCCGCTATAGTTGGTGCTACTGATTCAGTACTTGTATTGAACAATGTTAATTCAGGTTCCACCGGATTCTACGGAGTAATTGTATCCTCGGAGTGCTTCTCCCCTATCATAAGTGATGAAGCCGATATTCAAGTAAGAACACCTACTGTTATCAAAACTCAGCCTCGTGACCAGAATGTCTGCCCGGGCGGTGTAGCAATCTTTCAGATTGATGCTGATGCACATGCTTTGAAATATCAATGGTATAAAGGTGTAATACCAATTCAGGATGCAACTTCCGGCACATTGACAATCAATAATGTCAGAGAGTCAGATGTTGCAAATTATTATTGCAATATCAGTGGTTTCTGTGGAACAGAAAAGAGCAATACTGTTAAACTTGTTTTGAATAATCCTCCTCAAATTACAAAACAACCTTCAAATGTTACTGCCTGCGAAAGAACAGATGTTACTTTTTCTATCGAAGCATCAGGACTGGATAATATTTATGACTGGTATTTTAATGAAAAGAAAATCAGTTTAACATCAAATTCTGAATTTAAAATTGAAAATGTGAATAGCGCAAACTCAGGAACATATTATTGCATGGTCAGAAATAACTGTGGTGATCCAGTCAAGAGCCGTGAAGTACAGTTGACAGTAAATCCTTTGCCGGCAATTACTATGCAACCGCAAAGTCGTGTTGCAATGGAAGGTGACAGAGTGGAGTTAAGTGTAAGTGCTGAACATGCCAAAACATATCGCTGGAGAAAGAATAATCAGGTAATTGCAGGTGAAACTGAAACTACATTGGTGATTGAATCAGCTCTTATTGATGACGGCGGTGATTACGATTGTGTAATTACAAATGATTGCGGGACTTCGACCACAATAAAAGCGAAACTAACGGTAAACCAACCGGAGCCCGGTCCAAGAATTAATTTCGCATCTATGTTGATTGATTTTGGTGATGTATTTGAAGAAAATCACACTGATTCACTTTTCACAGGTTTTATTAATAATATTGGGAATGAAATTCTGCTGATTGACAGCATCAGAATTATTACAAGCGATACAGTTAATTACTTTGAAATGGTTTTTGAAGACAGTACTGAAGTTGCTACAGGTGAAGCCGTTGATATCAGTATTAAATTTACACCATTCACATCAGGACTTAAAGAAGCCAAATTAAAAGTATATTCAAATGCTATAGGTGATGTTCCTGATATTGATATTAAAGGAGCAGGTGCATTCTGGGATGTGGTTTCCAACAGGTCAAAAGTGGACTTAGGAATAGTAGATGTAGGAAAAGCTGACTCAGTTGCATTTAGAATATTCAATCAGAGTGATTATAAAATAAGCTGGATTGATACTGACTTCAGATGTGAAAATAATGAAGAAAATGCTTTCAGAATTTTATCGCCTGAACTACCTGCAACAATTAATGCAAAAAGTTCTAAAGATATTGAAGTGGAATTTGCACCGAAAGAAAAAGGTAATTTTGACTGTTTTATGACATTAAACTTTTTCGGAACTGACAAAACTCTTGAAGTAGAAATAGTTGGAATAGGAAACGACCCATCTTCGGTAGATGCAGACGATGTTATCAAAGAATTCAGAGTTTTCCCTAATCCGGCAAGTAATGATTTGACTTTTGAATTTACACTTGTAAATTATGAGGATTACGAGTTACAAATTATTGATAATTCAGGTTCATTAGTTAAGTCACACAAAGGATTTGTAGATGCAAACAACATGACTTATACTTGGGATGGCAGAAATGACCAAGGAATTCAAATGCCGAGTGGAAGCTACAGAGTAATGTTGATTTCAGCAAATGTAATGAAATCAATTAACATAATTTTGATAAAGTAG
- a CDS encoding type 1 glutamine amidotransferase — MKLNIHYYQHVNYEGLAHIQKWCDTRGYNLTRTNFKSEEPIPNPDLYDVLIVLGGPMSVHDESKYPWLIKEKKSIDRALNDGRKVIGICLGAQLLAEVLGSEVKQSKEKEVGWLNIKMSDEYKNHQHFDTFPKEFQTFHWHGEEFTLPHNSIRIASSDTCENQIFLYGDIAAGFQCHPEQTEYSISRMLDRAGDYLKPGKYVQTREEIIREIHHAHLNNNLLSDFLDSFLKLE, encoded by the coding sequence ATGAAACTTAATATACACTACTATCAGCATGTAAATTACGAAGGTCTCGCACATATACAGAAATGGTGCGATACACGCGGATACAATCTCACCCGAACAAACTTCAAAAGTGAAGAGCCCATTCCCAATCCTGATTTGTATGATGTGCTTATAGTTTTGGGTGGACCTATGTCTGTTCATGACGAATCAAAATATCCATGGCTTATTAAAGAAAAAAAGTCAATTGACAGAGCACTCAATGACGGTAGAAAAGTTATTGGAATTTGTCTCGGGGCACAACTTCTTGCAGAGGTTTTAGGATCTGAAGTAAAACAATCAAAAGAAAAAGAAGTAGGCTGGTTGAATATAAAAATGTCTGACGAATACAAGAATCATCAGCATTTCGATACATTTCCAAAGGAATTTCAGACATTTCACTGGCATGGTGAAGAATTCACCTTGCCACATAACAGTATAAGAATTGCTTCTTCAGATACTTGTGAAAATCAGATTTTTTTATATGGTGATATTGCTGCCGGATTTCAATGTCATCCGGAGCAAACAGAATATTCTATCAGTAGAATGCTTGACAGAGCCGGAGATTATTTAAAACCCGGTAAATATGTGCAAACAAGAGAAGAAATTATAAGAGAAATTCATCATGCACATCTGAATAATAACCTTTTGTCTGATTTTCTGGATTCATTTTTGAAATTAGAATGA
- a CDS encoding 2TM domain-containing protein yields the protein MSDKIFQSDEIERIIKRAISKNADYNSGITESELYRIAAELNISPQQVRNALQEEKDYTLFEQAKQMYLDKKRSSFREHLTAYIIINGFLVGLDYFLTGGITWSIFPPLGWGIGLAFDFVDSIYPSKAKIEAGAKKIMKSNKWKNLFENFGFKILEELQKK from the coding sequence ATGAGTGACAAAATATTCCAAAGCGATGAAATAGAACGCATTATTAAGCGTGCTATCAGTAAGAATGCTGATTATAACAGTGGTATTACTGAAAGTGAGCTTTACCGTATTGCTGCTGAACTTAACATTAGTCCTCAGCAAGTTCGTAATGCTTTACAGGAAGAAAAAGATTATACATTATTTGAACAAGCCAAACAAATGTATCTGGATAAAAAAAGAAGTTCATTTCGGGAGCATTTGACAGCTTATATAATCATTAACGGATTTTTAGTTGGTTTGGATTATTTCCTTACAGGTGGAATAACATGGTCAATTTTTCCTCCATTAGGCTGGGGTATCGGTCTTGCATTTGATTTTGTTGACAGCATCTATCCCAGTAAAGCCAAGATTGAAGCCGGCGCAAAAAAAATCATGAAATCTAATAAGTGGAAAAACTTATTTGAGAATTTCGGGTTTAAGATTTTGGAAGAATTACAGAAAAAGTAG
- a CDS encoding T9SS type A sorting domain-containing protein — protein MKKYFLFFLIGVISTPLYSRPFRVEQVPNGGKFQCLTCHTSGSGGSLNSFGQEVFSNHLSVRNAAGNVIWSESLASIDSDGDGFTNGEELLDPQGVWKIGQSDPGNPADVGNPGNPNSVPVGVLEWLTGNSNSLLKINSVSPNPVIDVINLSIEVKETSIVEVKLFDISGRLVAFIDKKEMQSGTYSISYPLNRFSASLSSGNYVLSVTGDNASDIQSIVITK, from the coding sequence ATGAAAAAATATTTTCTTTTTTTTCTAATTGGAGTAATTTCTACTCCTCTTTATTCAAGGCCCTTCAGGGTTGAACAAGTACCAAACGGTGGAAAATTTCAGTGTCTGACTTGTCACACTTCAGGCTCAGGTGGCTCACTGAATTCATTTGGTCAGGAAGTATTTTCGAATCATTTATCTGTACGAAATGCTGCCGGAAACGTCATCTGGTCTGAATCGCTGGCATCAATTGATTCAGACGGCGATGGATTTACGAATGGAGAAGAATTGCTTGACCCCCAAGGAGTTTGGAAAATCGGACAAAGTGACCCGGGCAATCCAGCAGATGTTGGTAATCCTGGTAATCCAAATAGCGTACCTGTTGGTGTACTTGAATGGCTAACCGGCAATTCTAATAGTTTACTTAAAATAAATTCTGTTAGTCCGAATCCTGTAATTGATGTTATTAATTTATCAATAGAAGTAAAAGAAACTTCTATCGTTGAAGTTAAATTATTCGATATTTCGGGAAGATTAGTTGCTTTTATAGACAAAAAAGAAATGCAATCCGGGACATACTCAATATCTTATCCATTGAACAGATTCTCCGCTTCATTGTCATCAGGAAATTACGTTTTAAGTGTTACCGGTGATAATGCATCTGATATTCAAAGCATAGTTATTACTAAGTAA
- a CDS encoding PAS domain S-box protein has translation MINVKNELFDSFFNLIDDFAFVISNEGQIVKANQKAIETLGFTANQLESMNILNIHPEDLQLEVLKNFNDLMSGIREDCPIPLKAKDGTLYPVSTKVNKINFNEKQYLLSICKDLTEIAVANERFRVAFENNPSPMAISDALTNIYINVNNSFVDKFGYTKEEVLGKKVSDIFTNSYELQNREIFDDKMQHKKIDKKRIYYKKKDGSDFYGLFDAEVFESGGKKYIVSIIEDITSEHKLLEELKRNEIKWKFALESSDQGVWVWDLETNETEFSIKWKTMLGYRHDEIDGNLESWERLVHPDDRDKTHADIKSYLDNKTKFYENVHRLRCKDGTYKWIEDRGIITEWTDDRKPKVMIGTHRDITKEKLAEIELQKQKDELERFFTINLDLLCIADTNGNFLKTNKAWEETLGYTTDELNKSKFLDFIHPDDIEKTYKVMAELENTQNKLLKFVNRYKTKNGDYRYIEWRSHPYGDTLYGAARDVTERIISEEKLRKSAEDSAKLNDSISQMLEINEIQDVYQYITNHISEYIGDTISLCISINDNSTILESVSGLENKLLMKVIEASGFHPVGRKYKLQEHFRNIFKKGDLHHFEGGLYEFSSGDYPKKAIDLIEKIISIKDIYTIGINKNNSTIAAIHLFLLKNKALENNSYINSFVKQAGIVLQKKLLEIELKESEENYRAMFDGSSDAYFVFDDNVVIDCNKAACKLLLAEKNELIGMKPDEFSPEYQPNGRPSEEFAKEHIDFTYKNGSKNFEWVHRRFDGTEFWVEVYLTTLERQNKTFLFATWRDISDRKMAEKILLESDLLLRKLSAQLPGAIYQFRYHADGRNYIPFASENIWNIYEVSPDEVKEDASKVYERIHPDDILNVKNSILKSFASLDLWEADFRVILPQRGERWIHGVAKPEKLDDGSVIWHGYNYDITDRKNADLELLRVKEQYELAIKGTNDGIWDWDIENNKLYLSPKWKEIIGFKDSELQNAIDTFYAYIHFQDIERVKDKIIDFLENRIDKYEIEFRMNHKGGSVRWILAKAEALRRPNGKPYRMAGSHSDITERKQYQEEIEDLLEKSRITNELIESNLYQKNILVEELEEIRQELSQVICEKDKFFSIIAHDLLSPFNGFLGLTKVIVDDIDTMSTDEIRELVTILRDSANNIYDLLGNLLNWSRVQRGLIDYKPNNIQFGYLMESILNSQQSNIKLKSIKIINEISSDLSVYADYHIIHTVFRNLISNAIKFTRNHGTIWLKYELDIERNLLSVKIKDSGIGIPEKLLKNLFKIGEKTARNGTNDESSTGLGLILCKEYLELCGGEILIESEDGKGTEVTAKIPINEDSIQN, from the coding sequence ATGATAAATGTAAAAAATGAACTATTTGATAGTTTCTTCAATTTAATAGATGATTTTGCCTTTGTTATAAGTAACGAAGGACAAATTGTTAAGGCTAATCAAAAAGCTATTGAAACGCTTGGTTTCACAGCGAACCAATTAGAATCTATGAATATTCTAAATATACACCCAGAAGATTTACAATTGGAAGTATTGAAAAATTTCAACGATTTAATGTCAGGCATTCGGGAAGATTGCCCAATTCCATTGAAAGCCAAAGATGGTACACTTTATCCCGTGAGTACAAAAGTAAATAAAATCAATTTTAATGAAAAACAGTACCTTCTCAGTATATGTAAAGATTTGACTGAAATTGCAGTTGCAAACGAAAGATTTCGTGTTGCATTTGAAAACAATCCTTCTCCGATGGCTATATCAGATGCTCTGACTAATATTTATATCAATGTGAATAATTCATTTGTTGATAAATTTGGCTATACAAAGGAAGAGGTTTTAGGAAAGAAAGTTTCTGATATATTTACAAATTCTTATGAATTACAAAATCGTGAAATATTTGATGATAAAATGCAACATAAGAAAATAGACAAAAAACGTATCTATTATAAGAAAAAAGATGGTAGCGATTTTTATGGACTTTTCGATGCTGAGGTTTTCGAATCAGGGGGTAAAAAGTACATAGTTTCAATTATTGAAGATATTACATCAGAACATAAATTACTTGAGGAGTTAAAACGAAATGAAATAAAATGGAAGTTTGCACTGGAAAGTTCAGACCAGGGAGTTTGGGTCTGGGATTTGGAAACAAATGAAACAGAATTTTCTATCAAATGGAAAACAATGCTTGGTTATCGTCATGATGAAATTGATGGAAATCTTGAATCATGGGAAAGGCTTGTGCATCCTGACGATAGAGATAAAACTCATGCAGATATAAAATCATATCTTGATAACAAAACTAAATTTTATGAAAATGTACACAGGCTAAGGTGTAAGGACGGTACATATAAATGGATTGAAGACAGAGGCATAATTACTGAATGGACTGATGACAGAAAACCCAAAGTTATGATTGGTACTCATCGTGATATTACTAAAGAGAAACTTGCTGAAATAGAACTGCAAAAACAAAAGGACGAACTCGAAAGGTTCTTTACTATTAATTTAGATTTACTATGTATTGCTGATACAAATGGCAATTTTTTAAAAACAAATAAAGCATGGGAAGAAACCTTAGGTTACACTACTGATGAACTCAACAAATCAAAATTTCTTGATTTTATTCATCCTGACGATATAGAGAAAACATATAAAGTAATGGCAGAGCTTGAAAATACACAAAATAAACTTTTGAAGTTTGTCAATCGCTACAAAACCAAGAATGGTGATTACCGCTACATTGAGTGGCGTTCTCATCCTTATGGTGATACTTTATATGGTGCTGCAAGAGATGTTACAGAAAGGATTATTTCGGAGGAGAAACTAAGAAAAAGTGCAGAAGATAGTGCTAAACTAAATGACAGTATATCTCAAATGCTTGAAATTAATGAAATTCAAGATGTTTATCAATATATAACAAATCATATTTCTGAATATATTGGTGATACTATTTCACTATGTATTTCAATTAATGACAATTCAACAATACTTGAATCTGTAAGCGGGCTTGAAAATAAGCTACTGATGAAAGTAATCGAAGCAAGCGGATTTCATCCTGTAGGGAGAAAATATAAACTTCAAGAACATTTTAGAAATATTTTCAAAAAAGGTGATTTACATCACTTTGAAGGAGGTCTATATGAATTTTCATCGGGTGATTATCCTAAAAAAGCAATTGATTTAATTGAAAAAATTATCAGTATTAAGGATATTTATACTATTGGCATAAATAAGAATAATTCAACTATTGCAGCTATTCATTTATTTTTGTTAAAAAATAAAGCATTAGAAAATAATTCATATATAAATTCTTTTGTTAAACAAGCCGGTATAGTTCTTCAAAAGAAATTATTAGAAATTGAGCTTAAAGAAAGCGAAGAAAATTATCGCGCTATGTTTGATGGCTCATCAGATGCGTATTTTGTATTTGATGATAATGTAGTTATTGATTGTAATAAAGCCGCCTGCAAATTGTTATTAGCTGAAAAAAATGAGCTAATTGGAATGAAGCCTGATGAATTTTCCCCTGAGTATCAGCCAAATGGACGACCATCCGAAGAATTTGCAAAAGAGCATATTGATTTCACTTATAAGAATGGCAGTAAAAATTTTGAGTGGGTTCATAGAAGATTTGACGGTACTGAATTCTGGGTTGAAGTATATCTTACAACTTTGGAAAGGCAGAATAAGACATTTCTCTTTGCGACCTGGCGGGATATTTCCGATAGAAAAATGGCTGAGAAAATATTATTAGAAAGTGACTTGCTTCTAAGAAAACTCTCAGCTCAACTCCCCGGGGCTATTTATCAATTCCGATATCACGCGGATGGAAGGAATTATATTCCTTTTGCATCTGAAAATATTTGGAATATCTATGAAGTTTCGCCGGATGAAGTGAAAGAGGATGCTTCTAAAGTATATGAAAGAATACATCCTGATGATATTTTAAATGTTAAAAATTCAATTCTTAAATCTTTCGCAAGTTTAGATTTATGGGAAGCAGATTTTAGAGTTATTCTTCCTCAAAGGGGTGAAAGATGGATTCATGGGGTTGCAAAGCCTGAAAAGCTTGATGATGGAAGCGTAATATGGCATGGCTATAATTATGATATTACAGATAGAAAAAATGCGGATTTGGAGCTATTACGTGTGAAAGAGCAATACGAACTTGCAATTAAAGGCACCAATGACGGCATTTGGGATTGGGATATTGAAAATAATAAATTGTATTTATCACCAAAGTGGAAGGAAATTATTGGTTTTAAAGATTCTGAATTACAAAACGCTATTGATACTTTTTATGCTTATATACATTTTCAGGATATTGAAAGAGTTAAAGATAAAATTATTGATTTCCTTGAAAATCGAATTGATAAGTATGAAATCGAATTTAGAATGAATCATAAAGGCGGCTCTGTTAGATGGATTCTTGCAAAAGCAGAAGCGCTAAGACGTCCGAATGGGAAACCATACAGAATGGCCGGTTCTCATAGCGATATCACCGAAAGGAAACAATATCAGGAAGAAATTGAAGATTTGTTGGAAAAATCAAGAATCACAAATGAATTGATAGAATCTAATTTATACCAAAAAAATATTCTTGTCGAAGAATTGGAAGAAATACGCCAAGAACTATCTCAGGTAATTTGTGAAAAAGATAAATTCTTTTCAATCATCGCTCATGATTTATTATCTCCATTTAATGGTTTCTTGGGACTAACAAAAGTTATTGTTGATGATATTGATACAATGAGCACAGATGAAATAAGAGAATTAGTTACTATATTAAGGGATTCTGCAAATAATATTTATGATTTACTTGGTAATTTGTTAAACTGGTCAAGAGTACAAAGAGGGTTAATTGATTATAAGCCAAATAATATTCAATTCGGATATTTGATGGAAAGCATTTTGAATTCACAACAAAGCAATATCAAGCTTAAAAGCATAAAAATAATAAATGAAATTTCTTCGGATTTATCTGTTTATGCTGATTATCATATTATTCATACGGTATTTAGGAATTTAATATCTAACGCTATCAAGTTTACAAGAAATCATGGCACAATATGGTTGAAATATGAACTTGATATTGAAAGGAATTTGTTATCTGTCAAGATAAAAGATTCCGGTATAGGAATACCCGAAAAATTACTTAAAAATCTGTTCAAAATTGGAGAAAAGACAGCCCGGAATGGCACTAATGATGAAAGTTCAACCGGTCTTGGTCTCATACTTTGCAAAGAATATTTAGAGTTGTGCGGAGGCGAGATTTTAATTGAAAGTGAAGATGGTAAAGGAACAGAAGTGACAGCCAAAATTCCAATCAACGAAGATTCAATTCAGAATTAA
- a CDS encoding MFS transporter, translating to MTNTITLLKESKSARWTALMLISFTMLAAYFFVDMLAPLQQLLEVNYKWNPQVYGTFSGSEYYLNMFGFLLVSGIILDKLGIRFSGLLSTLLMLLGGVIKLYALTDYFNSGGFGFTFFDSFMAWMPASAKLASVGYAIFGIGVEMCGITVSKTIVKWFKGKELALAMGMEMATARMGASAAFFFSSMIAGNEPSRVVIVGCALLVIGLLTFLTYVIGYDMRLDKQTKAENTGQPAEEEFKFSDFGKIVTNKAFWYISLLCVLFYSAVFPFLKYAVNMMQNKLDVSAEIGGWVSGLLPVGTILLTPIIGSFIDKKGKAASTMMLGALLLITSHLIFAIAPPSLTLYIIAIMILGVAFSLVPASLWPSVPKVVEERYLGSAYAVVFLIQNWGLGLIPAFIGIVLNAVNPGVADSLASGDISARYDYTIPMLVFASLGVFALLFGYLLKIEDKKKGYGLELPNIQK from the coding sequence ATGACTAACACAATAACTTTATTAAAGGAATCGAAATCAGCAAGGTGGACTGCTCTTATGTTGATTTCATTCACAATGCTTGCAGCTTACTTTTTTGTAGATATGCTTGCACCTCTTCAGCAGCTTCTCGAAGTCAATTATAAGTGGAATCCACAAGTTTACGGAACTTTTTCGGGTTCAGAATATTATTTGAATATGTTTGGTTTTCTCTTGGTATCCGGTATTATTCTCGATAAATTAGGAATCAGGTTTTCCGGATTATTATCAACCTTGTTGATGCTTTTGGGTGGTGTAATCAAACTTTATGCACTTACAGATTATTTCAATTCTGGTGGTTTTGGTTTTACTTTTTTCGATTCTTTTATGGCTTGGATGCCTGCTTCAGCTAAGCTTGCTTCTGTTGGATACGCTATTTTTGGTATTGGAGTCGAGATGTGCGGTATAACCGTATCAAAGACAATTGTAAAATGGTTCAAAGGCAAAGAGCTCGCACTTGCTATGGGTATGGAAATGGCTACTGCCAGAATGGGTGCATCAGCGGCATTTTTCTTCTCGTCAATGATAGCAGGAAATGAACCAAGTAGAGTTGTAATAGTTGGTTGCGCTCTTTTGGTTATCGGTCTTCTTACATTTTTGACTTATGTCATTGGCTATGATATGAGACTTGATAAGCAGACCAAAGCTGAAAATACAGGACAGCCTGCTGAAGAAGAATTTAAATTCAGCGATTTTGGTAAAATAGTTACAAATAAGGCTTTCTGGTATATTTCCCTTCTTTGCGTTTTATTTTATTCGGCAGTATTTCCATTCTTAAAATATGCTGTAAATATGATGCAGAACAAACTTGATGTTTCTGCAGAAATTGGTGGATGGGTTTCAGGACTTTTACCTGTAGGAACTATTTTATTAACACCAATTATCGGCAGTTTTATTGATAAAAAAGGTAAAGCTGCATCAACAATGATGTTAGGAGCTTTGTTACTGATTACTTCTCACTTGATTTTTGCAATAGCACCTCCAAGTTTGACTCTTTATATTATCGCTATTATGATTTTAGGAGTTGCATTTTCACTTGTACCAGCTTCATTATGGCCCTCTGTGCCGAAAGTTGTAGAGGAAAGATATCTTGGCTCTGCTTATGCGGTAGTATTCCTGATACAGAACTGGGGCTTAGGATTAATACCTGCTTTTATTGGTATCGTTCTAAATGCCGTTAATCCGGGAGTAGCTGATAGCCTTGCAAGCGGAGACATTAGTGCAAGATATGACTATACTATTCCAATGTTGGTGTTTGCATCTTTGGGAGTTTTTGCACTATTATTCGGTTACTTGCTAAAGATTGAGGACAAGAAAAAGGGTTATGGGCTTGAATTGCCAAATATTCAAAAGTAA
- a CDS encoding RNA polymerase sigma factor, producing MINNDINIVSDSELYSMLCKDKRIARKAFDELYSRYSQRIYTFCLKYLGNKELAEDIFQEVFAKLHTSSQNKLEVKNVPGFLMTVARNLCYNEYNRKKETVSLVDDYESGYSENTLENKELGKIIEFAIDTLPEHLREVVILREYLDMSYNEISEAMKIPMSSVRVHLYRAKEKLRSILTPYLNDFEEDKNEKK from the coding sequence TTGATAAACAATGATATAAATATAGTCAGCGATAGTGAATTGTACTCCATGCTCTGCAAAGACAAGCGTATAGCACGTAAGGCATTTGATGAGCTTTACTCACGTTATTCGCAGCGAATTTATACATTTTGTTTGAAATATCTTGGCAACAAAGAACTTGCTGAAGATATTTTTCAGGAAGTATTTGCCAAACTTCATACAAGTAGCCAGAATAAGCTTGAAGTAAAAAATGTACCGGGTTTTTTGATGACTGTAGCAAGAAATTTGTGCTATAATGAATATAATCGTAAGAAAGAAACAGTATCTCTGGTTGATGACTATGAGTCAGGCTACTCAGAAAATACACTTGAAAACAAAGAGTTGGGTAAAATTATTGAATTTGCAATAGACACTCTGCCGGAACACCTTCGGGAAGTGGTGATTTTAAGAGAATATCTTGATATGAGCTACAATGAAATCTCCGAAGCAATGAAAATACCTATGTCATCTGTCAGGGTTCATCTCTACAGAGCTAAGGAAAAATTACGAAGTATCCTCACGCCTTATTTAAATGATTTTGAGGAGGATAAAAATGAAAAAAAATAA